From a region of the Neisseria subflava genome:
- a CDS encoding efflux transporter outer membrane subunit, translating to MKLGLVKSSVCVAAVSLLAACAPFGKQSPLDETTAYPLPQGQSAAAAQDGWWMKLKDQKLNNLIASAIQTSTNLRVVKARFEQAQAQLGVVGAANKPQVGLGVTGLGAYVSPKPQAGMVDTDHTLVLANAALQGSLVFDFWGKNREQIQAVLGKSRAAVYEAQHIRTELAHAVAAQYFAWQMATEQLALLDTRIELADKALKLMQQRVKAQLAPADALHALEMAQQQLQLEKSAWTQKNEKIRNSLAVLTGRVPGALNGQVPEKMAAVPSLPVSRIEADLLAARPDIAAQKALLEEKWHIVKSTEAEFYPNIELKVLAGMTHIDAFNLIRGRTSGMLGIVPALNLPLFTSGALQSKLAGKRAQYNEQVAVYDQTVLNAMRAAADAVVDYQSLKSRQDTWSKMVNIADKSVQNAKGRVRAGLDNGLTALQKQDEAVRTKMSAVQYHAEYLTAWSNLNTQLGGGFKLNKK from the coding sequence ATGAAATTAGGTTTGGTCAAATCAAGCGTATGCGTTGCCGCAGTTTCGCTGTTGGCGGCATGTGCGCCCTTCGGTAAACAGTCGCCTTTGGATGAGACAACAGCCTATCCGCTGCCGCAAGGCCAATCTGCCGCTGCTGCCCAAGACGGCTGGTGGATGAAGCTGAAAGATCAAAAATTAAACAATTTGATTGCTTCCGCTATTCAGACATCTACCAATCTGCGTGTTGTCAAAGCAAGGTTTGAGCAGGCTCAGGCGCAGCTGGGCGTTGTAGGGGCCGCAAACAAACCGCAAGTCGGCTTGGGCGTTACAGGTCTGGGTGCTTATGTTTCACCCAAGCCTCAGGCCGGTATGGTCGATACCGACCATACATTGGTTTTGGCGAACGCAGCCTTGCAAGGCAGCTTGGTTTTTGACTTTTGGGGTAAAAACCGAGAGCAGATTCAAGCCGTTTTGGGAAAAAGCCGGGCTGCGGTTTATGAGGCGCAGCACATCCGCACCGAGCTGGCTCATGCCGTAGCCGCACAATATTTTGCGTGGCAGATGGCGACAGAACAACTGGCACTGCTGGATACGCGCATAGAGTTGGCGGATAAAGCATTAAAACTGATGCAACAACGCGTTAAAGCGCAGCTGGCTCCTGCCGATGCGTTGCACGCTCTGGAAATGGCGCAACAACAATTGCAGCTTGAAAAATCGGCATGGACTCAGAAAAACGAGAAAATCCGCAACAGTCTGGCTGTATTAACCGGCCGTGTACCGGGTGCATTAAATGGACAGGTTCCGGAAAAAATGGCCGCTGTGCCGTCATTGCCGGTTAGCCGTATTGAAGCGGATTTGCTGGCGGCTCGTCCCGATATCGCGGCACAAAAAGCCTTGCTTGAAGAGAAATGGCATATCGTCAAATCGACCGAAGCAGAGTTTTACCCGAATATCGAGTTGAAAGTTTTGGCAGGTATGACGCACATTGATGCGTTCAATCTGATTCGCGGACGGACATCCGGTATGTTGGGCATTGTTCCGGCTTTGAATTTGCCATTGTTTACTTCCGGCGCGCTGCAATCCAAATTGGCAGGCAAACGCGCCCAATATAACGAGCAGGTTGCCGTGTACGACCAAACTGTTTTGAACGCCATGCGTGCGGCGGCAGATGCCGTCGTGGACTATCAAAGCCTGAAAAGCCGACAAGATACTTGGAGCAAGATGGTCAATATTGCAGATAAATCTGTGCAAAATGCGAAAGGACGCGTTCGTGCAGGCTTGGATAACGGCTTGACTGCTTTGCAAAAACAAGACGAAGCTGTGCGTACGAAAATGTCGGCAGTCCAATACCATGCAGAATATCTGACAGCTTGGAGTAACCTCAATACCCAGTTGGGCGGAGGCTTTAAATTAAATAAGAAATAA
- a CDS encoding MarR family transcriptional regulator, translating into MSFSQTELVNAMHLLSTRLPQFPEQQNQVSRMLRIVTERLSSHLNENLKAFGINENLWFSLMAVYVSPNSEILPSRLSDLMDLTRTSATRLSDDMVERGWVERYINQKDRRQIVLKLTPSGETFIHEVWPQIARQSGQAWEDFTKEDYDTLQHLLGKLLNRLGN; encoded by the coding sequence ATGAGTTTTTCACAAACCGAATTAGTCAATGCAATGCATTTGCTTTCCACCCGCCTGCCTCAATTTCCCGAGCAGCAAAACCAAGTATCCCGCATGTTGCGCATTGTAACCGAACGTTTGAGCAGCCATTTGAATGAAAACCTGAAAGCGTTCGGCATCAATGAAAATCTGTGGTTTTCCCTGATGGCGGTTTACGTCAGCCCAAACAGCGAAATCCTGCCTTCGCGCTTGAGCGACTTGATGGACTTGACGCGCACCAGTGCCACACGCCTGTCGGATGACATGGTCGAGCGCGGCTGGGTGGAGCGTTATATCAATCAAAAAGACCGCCGTCAGATTGTGCTAAAATTAACCCCTTCGGGTGAGACCTTTATCCACGAAGTATGGCCGCAAATTGCCCGTCAGAGCGGCCAAGCGTGGGAAGATTTCACGAAAGAGGATTATGATACGCTGCAACACCTGTTGGGTAAACTGTTGAACCGTTTGGGCAATTGA